The following proteins are co-located in the Bombus pyrosoma isolate SC7728 linkage group LG12, ASM1482585v1, whole genome shotgun sequence genome:
- the LOC122573739 gene encoding sodium leak channel non-selective protein isoform X3, translated as MMLGRKQSLKGEPVLADYGPEESLNESADIEWVNKLWVRRLMRSCALVSLASVCLNTPKTFEKVPPLQYVTFICDLVITFLFTAEMIAKMHIRGILKRDKSYLKDHWCQFDGSMVIFLWLSVILQMFEMLGFDIRLTPISILRAPRPLIMIRFLRVFLKFSMPKARINQIFKRSSQQIYNVTLFFLFFMSLYGLLGVQFFGELKNHCVLNTTNPKYITINSLAIPDTFCSTDPESGYQCPEGMTCMKLQLSKYIMGFNGFDEFATSIFTVYQTASQEGWVFIMYRAIDSLPAWRAVLYFSTMIFFLAWLVKNVFIAVITETFNEIRVQFQQMWGVRGHISNNTASQILTGDDNGWKLVTLDENKHGGLASPICHAILRSPQFRMVVMFVILANGIATATMSFKHDEKPRHMYYDNYYYAEIAFTVFLDLETLFKIWCLGFRSYYKHSIHKFELLLAIGTTLHIIPFFYLSGFTYFQVLRVVRLIKASPMLEDFVYKIFGPGKKLGSLIIFTMCLLVISSSISMQLFCFLDFTKFETFPEAFMSMFQILTQEAWVDVMDETMLRTHETMAPLAAMYFILYHLFVTLIVLSLFVAVILDNLELDEDIKKLKQLKFREQSAEIKETLPFRLRIFEKFPDSPQMTCLHKVPSDFNLPKVRESFMRQFVFEMETEENEGVKKINETFDSKMIYRKQRPVKILNNPPKVRNVVTNLKKAAVIYIINDSNNQRLLLGDSAMIPVPGKGLLKPQGTVSSAKQLRFDQKKSIRRSVRSGSIKLKQTYEHLMENGDIGGINRVSSSRSRPHDLDIKLLQAKRQQAEMRRNQREEDLRENHPFFDTPLFAVPRESKFRKICQSLVYARYDTNVKDPLTGKERKVQYKSLHNFLGLVTYLDWVMIFATTMSCISMMFETPRYRVMEVPALQIAEYGFVIFMSIELALKILADGLFFTPKAYIKDVASVLDIFIYVVSLVFLCWMPKSVPPNSGAQLLMILRCVRPLRIFTLVPHMRKVVYELCRGFKEILLVSTLLILLMFIFASYGVQLYGGRLARCNDPTILKREDCVGVFMRRVFVTKMKLNPSENESYPSILVPRVWANPRRFNFDNIGDALMALFEVLSFKGWLDVRDVLIQALGPVHAIYIHIYIFLGCMIGLTLFVGVVIANYSENKGTALLTVDQRRWCDLKKRLKIAQPLHLPPRPDGKKFRAFIYDITQNIYFKRFIAVMVLINSALLCVSWRIEEEHTEALATVSTILTLIFLVEVIMKNIAFTPRGYWQSRRNRYDLLVTVVGVIWIVIHCTMKNDLSYVIGFMVVILRFFTITGKHTTLKMLMLTVGVSVCKSFFIIFGMFLLVFFYALAGTIIFGTVKYGEGIGRRANFESPVTGVAMLFRIVTGEDWNKIMHDCMIQPPYCTPAANYWETDCGNFHASLIYFCTFYVIITYIVLNLLVAIIMENFSLFYSNEEDALLSYADIRNFQNTWNVVDNHQKGFIPVKRVKFILRLLKGRLETDPQKDRLLFKHMCYELEKLNNGEDVTFHDVINMLSYRSVDIRKALQLEELLAREEFEYIIEEEVAKQTIRNWLEGCLKKIRASGKQQNSLVAGLRANTEQVQQQEHVEEKGKEVAKEEETETKQEIDAIRHCKAKKPVVLPRSDSIGSGSGRKYLIPTLSDPASIRSEKDKSAAPKKKNNRPPPAPKNNLPHLTESTEQSRQQREVVNAKATVPKPSSVMLEVREWWKEQLAYSSESSEDEV; from the exons ATGATGCTGGGGCGCAAGCAGAGCCTCAAAGGGGAACCCGTCTTGGCCGATTATGGCCCAGAGGAGTCCCTCAATGAGAGCGCTGATATAGAATGGGTGAATAAG CTATGGGTGAGAAGATTGATGAGGTCTTGTGCTCTAGTATCTTTAGCTTCTGTTTGCTTAAATACTCCTAAGACTTTTGAAAAAGTTCCACCTCTTCAATATGTTACCTTTATTTGCGATTTAgttattacgtttttatttacTGCTGAAATGATTGCTAAAATGCACATAAGGGGCATACTGAAG AGGGataaatcttatttaaaaGATCATTGGTGCCAATTCGATGGAAGTATGGTCATCTTTCTCTGGTTAtctgtaattttacaaatgtttgAGATGCTGGGTTTCGATATACGACTCACTCCCATTTCGATATTGCGGGCGCCACGACCCTTGATTATGATACGCTTCTTACGAGTCTTCCTTAAGTTTTCCATGCCGAAAGCtagaattaatcaaatttttaa GCGTTCGAGTCAACAGATATATAATGTgactcttttcttccttttcttcatgTCTCTTTATGGTCTTTTAGGCGTTCAATTCTTCGGTGAATTGAAAAACCATTGTGTtcttaatactacaaatccaaagtatataactataaataGTTTAGCCATTCCTGATACTTTTTGTTCTACTGATCCTGAATCAGGATACCAATGTCCAGAAGGAATGACTTGTATGAAACTCCAATTGTCGAAGTACATCATGGGTTTCAATGGATTCGATGAATTTG CTACTAGTATTTTTACTGTCTATCAAACTGCATCACAAGAGGGATGGGTTTTTATCATGTACCGTGCAATAGATAGTTTACCCGCTTGGCGTGCGGTTCTTTACTTTAGTacgatgatatttttcttagCATGGCTCGTGAAAAACGTATTCATAGCCGTCATTACGGAaacttttaatgaaatacgagTACAATTTCAACAAATGTGGGGTGTTAGGGGGCACATCAGTAACAATACAGCGTCACAA atattaacTGGTGACGATAATGGTTGGAAATTGGTAACTCTAGATGAGAACAAACACGGAGGATTGGCTTCTCCCATATGTCACGCAATTCTTAGATCTCCTCAATTTCGTATGGTGGTAATGTTCGTGATTTTGGCAAATGGAATCGCCACTGCGACGATGAGCTTCAAGCATGATGAGAAACCAAGGCATATGTACTATGACAACTATTACTACGCTGAAATCGCGTTCACCGTATTCTTGGACCTCGAGACGTTATTCAAAATCTGGTGTCTCGGCTTTCGCAGTTATTACAAGCATTCGATTCACAAATTCGAGCTGCTGCTGGCAATTGGTACAACCCTACACATCATTCCGTTCTTCTATCTTTCTGGATTCACGTATTTTCAG gTTCTTAGAGTAGTCAGACTCATCAAGGCATCACCTATGCTCGAggattttgtatataaaatatttggtcCAGGGAAGAAGCTAGGCAGCCTCATTATATTTACCATGTGCCTGCTAGTCATATCGTCCAGTATTTCTATGCAGCTTTTTTGCTTTCTTGATTTCacgaaatttgaaacatttccaGAG GCATTTATGTCCATGTTCCAAATCTTGACACAAGAAGCTTGGGTAGACGTTATGGATGAAACAATGTTAAGGACACATGAAACAATGGCTCCTCTTGCTgctatgtatttcattttataccaTCTATTCGTCACGctg attgTGTTAAGTTTGTTCGTCGCTGTAATTTTGGATAATCTTGAACTGGACGAGGATATCAAGAAACtgaagcaattaaaattccGCGAACAAAGTGCAGAGATAAAGGAAACTCTACCATTTAGGTTGCGAATATTTGAGAAGTTTCCTGATAGTCCTCAAATGACATGTTTACACAAAGTGCCATCAGATTTCAATCTTCCAAAA gtTCGTGAAAGTTTCATGAGACAGTTCGTATTTGAAATGGAAACTGAAGAAAACGAAGGGgtcaagaaaataaatgaaacttttgattcaaaaatgatatataggaAACAACGTccagtaaaaattttaaataatccaCCGAAAGTAAGAAACGTTGTTACAAATCTTAAAAAAGCAGCTGTTATCTATATTATAAA TGATTCAAATAATCAAAGATTATTACTAGGTGATTCGGCTATGATACCAGTGCCAGGAAAAGGTCTTTTAAAGCCACAGGGTACTGTCAGTAGTGCCAAGCAACTTCGTTTTGACCAGAAAAA ATCAATTAGAAGAAGCGTCCGTAGTGGATCAATCAAGTTGAAACAGACGTACGAACATTTAATGGAAAACGGTGATATCGGAGGTATAAACAGAGTTAGCTCTTCTCGGAGTAGACCGCATGATTTGGACATTAAATTGTTGCAAGCTAAACGACAGCAGGCTGAGATGCGAAG AAATCAGCGTGAAGAAGATTTACGCGAAAATCACCCATTTTTTGACACACCATTGTTCGCAGTACCGCGTGAGagtaaatttcgtaaaatttgccAGTCGCTTGTTTACGCGAGATACGATACAAACGTAAAAGATCCATTAActggaaaagagaggaaagttCAATATAAAAGCCTGCA CAATTTTCTTGGCTTGGTCACATACCTTGATTGGGTAATGATTTTTGCTACCACTATGTCTTGTATCTCTATGATGTTCGAAACACCACGATACCGCGTAATGGAAGTTCCGGCATTGCAAATTGCGGAGTACGGTTTCGTGATCTTTATGAGTATCGAGTTAGCTCTGAAAATTCTGGCAGACGGGCTATTTTTTACGCCGAAGGCCTATATCAAAGACGTCGCCTCCGtgttggatatttttatttatgtc GTCAGCCTCGTGTTTCTCTGTTGGATGCCGAAGAGCGTGCCTCCGAATTCCGGTGCGCAACTTCTTATGATCTTACGTTGCGTTAGACCACTAAGAATCTTCACTCTTGTACCGCACATGAGAAAAGTTGTTTATGAATTATGTAGAGGGTTCAAAGAGATCTTATTg GTCTCTACTCTATTGATTTTACTGATGTTTATATTCGCGAGTTATGGTGTACAGCTCTACGGGGGTAGATTAGCTCGTTGCAACGATCCCACTATTTTAAAACGAGAAGATTGCGTTGGAGTATTCATGAGGAGAGTTTTTGtgacgaaaatgaaattaaatcctAGCGAAAATGAGAGCTATCCATCGATACTAGTGCCACGCGTTTG gGCTAATCCTAgaagatttaattttgataatattggTGATGCGCTGATGGCACTTTTTGAAGTACTCTCTTTTAAAGGATGGCTCGACGTTAGAGATGTTCTTATACAAGCTCTTGGTCCC GTCCAtgctatttatattcatatctATATTTTCCTGGGTTGTATGATTGGTTTAACGCTATTCGTCGGTGTTGTTATCGCTAattattctgaaaataaaGGAACCGCATTACTCACGGTCGATCAAAGACGATG GTGTGATTTGAAAAAGCGACTAAAAATCGCACAACCGTTACATTTACCACCCAGACCAGATGGAAAAAAATTCAGGGCATTTATCTATGACATCACgcaaaatatctattttaaaagatttattgcGGTCATGGTGCTCATAAACAGTGCTCTTCTGTGTGTCTCT TGGAGAATCGAGGAAGAACACACGGAAGCACTCGCTACGGTGTCCACGATTCTGACACTCATCTTCCTCGTGGaagtaattatgaaaaatattgcttttacaCCACGTGGCTATTGGCAGTCCAGAAGAAACAGATATGATTTGCTCGTGACAGTCGTCGGTGTTATTTGGATCGTCATTCATTGTACAATGAAG AATGATTTGTCATATGTAATCGGCTTCATGGTCGTGATCCTTAGATTTTTCACAATCACTGGCAAACATACAACTCTCAAAATGCTGATGTTAACGGTCGGAGTATCCGTTTGCAAAAGTTTCTTCATTATATTCGGCatgtttcttcttgttttcttttatgcGCTAGCTGGCACGATCATCTTTGGAACTGTAAAGTATGGTGAAGGTATAGGAAG GCGTGCCAATTTTGAGTCACCTGTAACAGGCGTCGCGATGCTCTTCCGTATTGTCACAGGGGAAgattggaataaaataatgcaCGATTGCATGATACAACCACCATATTGCACTCCAGCTGCTAATTATTGGGAAACCGATTGCGGCAACTTTCATGCTtccttaatatatttttgtactttctaCGTCATTATCACTTACATTGTTTTAAATCTTCTGGTGG CTATTATTATGGAGaacttttctctattttactcCAATGAAGAAGATGCTTTGTTATCGTATGCTGATATTAGAAACTTCCAGAACACTTGGAACGTCGTTGATAATCATCAGAAAGGTTTTATACCTGTGAAACGG GTGAAgtttattttaagattattGAAAGGTAGATTGGAAACTGACCCACAGAAGGATCGACTTCTCTTCAAGCATATGTGCTACGAATTAGAGAAGTTGAACAATGGTGAAGATGTTACTTTTCATGATGTTATCAA CATGTTATCCTATCGTTCGGTTGATATTCGAAAAGCCCTTCAGCTTGAAGAATTATTGGCAAGAGAGGAGTTTGAATACATTATTGAAGAAGAGGTTGCTAAGCAAACAATCAGAAATTGGCTAGAAGGTTGTCTGAAAAAAATACGTGCTAGTGGG AAGCAACAGAATAGTCTTGTAGCTGGTCTTCGTGCCAACACTGAACAAGTACAACAACAAGAGCATgtagaagaaaaagggaaggaagtagccaaagaagaagaaactgaaacaaag CAGGAGATTGATGCAATCAGGCACTGCAAAGCAAAGAAACCAGTAGTGCTTCCAAGATCTGATAGTATAGGTAGTGGAtcaggaagaaaatatttaattccaacACTATCAGATCCTGCTTCGATTAGGTCTGAAAAAGACAAGAGTGCGGCACctaagaagaagaataatagACCAccac CGGCgccgaaaaataatttgccaCATCTCACAGAGAGCACCGAGCAAAGCCGACAGCAGCGGGAAGTAGTCAATGCAAAAGCAACTGTACCAAAACCTTCCAGCGTCATGTTAGAGGTTCGAGAATGGTGGAAGGAACAGTTGGCATACAGCAGTGAGTCCAGCGAAGACGAGGTTTAA
- the LOC122573739 gene encoding sodium leak channel non-selective protein isoform X2, with amino-acid sequence MMLGRKQSLKGEPVLADYGPEESLNESADIEWVNKLWVRRLMRSCALVSLASVCLNTPKTFEKVPPLQYVTFICDLVITFLFTAEMIAKMHIRGILKLQRDKSYLKDHWCQFDGSMVIFLWLSVILQMFEMLGFDIRLTPISILRAPRPLIMIRFLRVFLKFSMPKARINQIFKRSSQQIYNVTLFFLFFMSLYGLLGVQFFGELKNHCVLNTTNPKYITINSLAIPDTFCSTDPESGYQCPEGMTCMKLQLSKYIMGFNGFDEFATSIFTVYQTASQEGWVFIMYRAIDSLPAWRAVLYFSTMIFFLAWLVKNVFIAVITETFNEIRVQFQQMWGVRGHISNNTASQILTGDDNGWKLVTLDENKHGGLASPICHAILRSPQFRMVVMFVILANGIATATMSFKHDEKPRHMYYDNYYYAEIAFTVFLDLETLFKIWCLGFRSYYKHSIHKFELLLAIGTTLHIIPFFYLSGFTYFQVLRVVRLIKASPMLEDFVYKIFGPGKKLGSLIIFTMCLLVISSSISMQLFCFLDFTKFETFPEAFMSMFQILTQEAWVDVMDETMLRTHETMAPLAAMYFILYHLFVTLIVLSLFVAVILDNLELDEDIKKLKQLKFREQSAEIKETLPFRLRIFEKFPDSPQMTCLHKVPSDFNLPKVRESFMRQFVFEMETEENEGVKKINETFDSKMIYRKQRPVKILNNPPKVRNVVTNLKKAAVIYIINDSNNQRLLLGDSAMIPVPGKGLLKPQGTVSSAKQLRFDQKKSIRRSVRSGSIKLKQTYEHLMENGDIGGINRVSSSRSRPHDLDIKLLQAKRQQAEMRRNQREEDLRENHPFFDTPLFAVPRESKFRKICQSLVYARYDTNVKDPLTGKERKVQYKSLHNFLGLVTYLDWVMIFATTMSCISMMFETPRYRVMEVPALQIAEYGFVIFMSIELALKILADGLFFTPKAYIKDVASVLDIFIYVVSLVFLCWMPKSVPPNSGAQLLMILRCVRPLRIFTLVPHMRKVVYELCRGFKEILLVSTLLILLMFIFASYGVQLYGGRLARCNDPTILKREDCVGVFMRRVFVTKMKLNPSENESYPSILVPRVWANPRRFNFDNIGDALMALFEVLSFKGWLDVRDVLIQALGPVHAIYIHIYIFLGCMIGLTLFVGVVIANYSENKGTALLTVDQRRWCDLKKRLKIAQPLHLPPRPDGKKFRAFIYDITQNIYFKRFIAVMVLINSALLCVSWRIEEEHTEALATVSTILTLIFLVEVIMKNIAFTPRGYWQSRRNRYDLLVTVVGVIWIVIHCTMKNDLSYVIGFMVVILRFFTITGKHTTLKMLMLTVGVSVCKSFFIIFGMFLLVFFYALAGTIIFGTVKYGEGIGRRANFESPVTGVAMLFRIVTGEDWNKIMHDCMIQPPYCTPAANYWETDCGNFHASLIYFCTFYVIITYIVLNLLVAIIMENFSLFYSNEEDALLSYADIRNFQNTWNVVDNHQKGFIPVKRVKFILRLLKGRLETDPQKDRLLFKHMCYELEKLNNGEDVTFHDVINMLSYRSVDIRKALQLEELLAREEFEYIIEEEVAKQTIRNWLEGCLKKIRASGKQQNSLVAGLRANTEQVQQQEHVEEKGKEVAKEEETETKEIDAIRHCKAKKPVVLPRSDSIGSGSGRKYLIPTLSDPASIRSEKDKSAAPKKKNNRPPPAPKNNLPHLTESTEQSRQQREVVNAKATVPKPSSVMLEVREWWKEQLAYSSESSEDEV; translated from the exons ATGATGCTGGGGCGCAAGCAGAGCCTCAAAGGGGAACCCGTCTTGGCCGATTATGGCCCAGAGGAGTCCCTCAATGAGAGCGCTGATATAGAATGGGTGAATAAG CTATGGGTGAGAAGATTGATGAGGTCTTGTGCTCTAGTATCTTTAGCTTCTGTTTGCTTAAATACTCCTAAGACTTTTGAAAAAGTTCCACCTCTTCAATATGTTACCTTTATTTGCGATTTAgttattacgtttttatttacTGCTGAAATGATTGCTAAAATGCACATAAGGGGCATACTGAAG TTACAGAGGGataaatcttatttaaaaGATCATTGGTGCCAATTCGATGGAAGTATGGTCATCTTTCTCTGGTTAtctgtaattttacaaatgtttgAGATGCTGGGTTTCGATATACGACTCACTCCCATTTCGATATTGCGGGCGCCACGACCCTTGATTATGATACGCTTCTTACGAGTCTTCCTTAAGTTTTCCATGCCGAAAGCtagaattaatcaaatttttaa GCGTTCGAGTCAACAGATATATAATGTgactcttttcttccttttcttcatgTCTCTTTATGGTCTTTTAGGCGTTCAATTCTTCGGTGAATTGAAAAACCATTGTGTtcttaatactacaaatccaaagtatataactataaataGTTTAGCCATTCCTGATACTTTTTGTTCTACTGATCCTGAATCAGGATACCAATGTCCAGAAGGAATGACTTGTATGAAACTCCAATTGTCGAAGTACATCATGGGTTTCAATGGATTCGATGAATTTG CTACTAGTATTTTTACTGTCTATCAAACTGCATCACAAGAGGGATGGGTTTTTATCATGTACCGTGCAATAGATAGTTTACCCGCTTGGCGTGCGGTTCTTTACTTTAGTacgatgatatttttcttagCATGGCTCGTGAAAAACGTATTCATAGCCGTCATTACGGAaacttttaatgaaatacgagTACAATTTCAACAAATGTGGGGTGTTAGGGGGCACATCAGTAACAATACAGCGTCACAA atattaacTGGTGACGATAATGGTTGGAAATTGGTAACTCTAGATGAGAACAAACACGGAGGATTGGCTTCTCCCATATGTCACGCAATTCTTAGATCTCCTCAATTTCGTATGGTGGTAATGTTCGTGATTTTGGCAAATGGAATCGCCACTGCGACGATGAGCTTCAAGCATGATGAGAAACCAAGGCATATGTACTATGACAACTATTACTACGCTGAAATCGCGTTCACCGTATTCTTGGACCTCGAGACGTTATTCAAAATCTGGTGTCTCGGCTTTCGCAGTTATTACAAGCATTCGATTCACAAATTCGAGCTGCTGCTGGCAATTGGTACAACCCTACACATCATTCCGTTCTTCTATCTTTCTGGATTCACGTATTTTCAG gTTCTTAGAGTAGTCAGACTCATCAAGGCATCACCTATGCTCGAggattttgtatataaaatatttggtcCAGGGAAGAAGCTAGGCAGCCTCATTATATTTACCATGTGCCTGCTAGTCATATCGTCCAGTATTTCTATGCAGCTTTTTTGCTTTCTTGATTTCacgaaatttgaaacatttccaGAG GCATTTATGTCCATGTTCCAAATCTTGACACAAGAAGCTTGGGTAGACGTTATGGATGAAACAATGTTAAGGACACATGAAACAATGGCTCCTCTTGCTgctatgtatttcattttataccaTCTATTCGTCACGctg attgTGTTAAGTTTGTTCGTCGCTGTAATTTTGGATAATCTTGAACTGGACGAGGATATCAAGAAACtgaagcaattaaaattccGCGAACAAAGTGCAGAGATAAAGGAAACTCTACCATTTAGGTTGCGAATATTTGAGAAGTTTCCTGATAGTCCTCAAATGACATGTTTACACAAAGTGCCATCAGATTTCAATCTTCCAAAA gtTCGTGAAAGTTTCATGAGACAGTTCGTATTTGAAATGGAAACTGAAGAAAACGAAGGGgtcaagaaaataaatgaaacttttgattcaaaaatgatatataggaAACAACGTccagtaaaaattttaaataatccaCCGAAAGTAAGAAACGTTGTTACAAATCTTAAAAAAGCAGCTGTTATCTATATTATAAA TGATTCAAATAATCAAAGATTATTACTAGGTGATTCGGCTATGATACCAGTGCCAGGAAAAGGTCTTTTAAAGCCACAGGGTACTGTCAGTAGTGCCAAGCAACTTCGTTTTGACCAGAAAAA ATCAATTAGAAGAAGCGTCCGTAGTGGATCAATCAAGTTGAAACAGACGTACGAACATTTAATGGAAAACGGTGATATCGGAGGTATAAACAGAGTTAGCTCTTCTCGGAGTAGACCGCATGATTTGGACATTAAATTGTTGCAAGCTAAACGACAGCAGGCTGAGATGCGAAG AAATCAGCGTGAAGAAGATTTACGCGAAAATCACCCATTTTTTGACACACCATTGTTCGCAGTACCGCGTGAGagtaaatttcgtaaaatttgccAGTCGCTTGTTTACGCGAGATACGATACAAACGTAAAAGATCCATTAActggaaaagagaggaaagttCAATATAAAAGCCTGCA CAATTTTCTTGGCTTGGTCACATACCTTGATTGGGTAATGATTTTTGCTACCACTATGTCTTGTATCTCTATGATGTTCGAAACACCACGATACCGCGTAATGGAAGTTCCGGCATTGCAAATTGCGGAGTACGGTTTCGTGATCTTTATGAGTATCGAGTTAGCTCTGAAAATTCTGGCAGACGGGCTATTTTTTACGCCGAAGGCCTATATCAAAGACGTCGCCTCCGtgttggatatttttatttatgtc GTCAGCCTCGTGTTTCTCTGTTGGATGCCGAAGAGCGTGCCTCCGAATTCCGGTGCGCAACTTCTTATGATCTTACGTTGCGTTAGACCACTAAGAATCTTCACTCTTGTACCGCACATGAGAAAAGTTGTTTATGAATTATGTAGAGGGTTCAAAGAGATCTTATTg GTCTCTACTCTATTGATTTTACTGATGTTTATATTCGCGAGTTATGGTGTACAGCTCTACGGGGGTAGATTAGCTCGTTGCAACGATCCCACTATTTTAAAACGAGAAGATTGCGTTGGAGTATTCATGAGGAGAGTTTTTGtgacgaaaatgaaattaaatcctAGCGAAAATGAGAGCTATCCATCGATACTAGTGCCACGCGTTTG gGCTAATCCTAgaagatttaattttgataatattggTGATGCGCTGATGGCACTTTTTGAAGTACTCTCTTTTAAAGGATGGCTCGACGTTAGAGATGTTCTTATACAAGCTCTTGGTCCC GTCCAtgctatttatattcatatctATATTTTCCTGGGTTGTATGATTGGTTTAACGCTATTCGTCGGTGTTGTTATCGCTAattattctgaaaataaaGGAACCGCATTACTCACGGTCGATCAAAGACGATG GTGTGATTTGAAAAAGCGACTAAAAATCGCACAACCGTTACATTTACCACCCAGACCAGATGGAAAAAAATTCAGGGCATTTATCTATGACATCACgcaaaatatctattttaaaagatttattgcGGTCATGGTGCTCATAAACAGTGCTCTTCTGTGTGTCTCT TGGAGAATCGAGGAAGAACACACGGAAGCACTCGCTACGGTGTCCACGATTCTGACACTCATCTTCCTCGTGGaagtaattatgaaaaatattgcttttacaCCACGTGGCTATTGGCAGTCCAGAAGAAACAGATATGATTTGCTCGTGACAGTCGTCGGTGTTATTTGGATCGTCATTCATTGTACAATGAAG AATGATTTGTCATATGTAATCGGCTTCATGGTCGTGATCCTTAGATTTTTCACAATCACTGGCAAACATACAACTCTCAAAATGCTGATGTTAACGGTCGGAGTATCCGTTTGCAAAAGTTTCTTCATTATATTCGGCatgtttcttcttgttttcttttatgcGCTAGCTGGCACGATCATCTTTGGAACTGTAAAGTATGGTGAAGGTATAGGAAG GCGTGCCAATTTTGAGTCACCTGTAACAGGCGTCGCGATGCTCTTCCGTATTGTCACAGGGGAAgattggaataaaataatgcaCGATTGCATGATACAACCACCATATTGCACTCCAGCTGCTAATTATTGGGAAACCGATTGCGGCAACTTTCATGCTtccttaatatatttttgtactttctaCGTCATTATCACTTACATTGTTTTAAATCTTCTGGTGG CTATTATTATGGAGaacttttctctattttactcCAATGAAGAAGATGCTTTGTTATCGTATGCTGATATTAGAAACTTCCAGAACACTTGGAACGTCGTTGATAATCATCAGAAAGGTTTTATACCTGTGAAACGG GTGAAgtttattttaagattattGAAAGGTAGATTGGAAACTGACCCACAGAAGGATCGACTTCTCTTCAAGCATATGTGCTACGAATTAGAGAAGTTGAACAATGGTGAAGATGTTACTTTTCATGATGTTATCAA CATGTTATCCTATCGTTCGGTTGATATTCGAAAAGCCCTTCAGCTTGAAGAATTATTGGCAAGAGAGGAGTTTGAATACATTATTGAAGAAGAGGTTGCTAAGCAAACAATCAGAAATTGGCTAGAAGGTTGTCTGAAAAAAATACGTGCTAGTGGG AAGCAACAGAATAGTCTTGTAGCTGGTCTTCGTGCCAACACTGAACAAGTACAACAACAAGAGCATgtagaagaaaaagggaaggaagtagccaaagaagaagaaactgaaacaaag GAGATTGATGCAATCAGGCACTGCAAAGCAAAGAAACCAGTAGTGCTTCCAAGATCTGATAGTATAGGTAGTGGAtcaggaagaaaatatttaattccaacACTATCAGATCCTGCTTCGATTAGGTCTGAAAAAGACAAGAGTGCGGCACctaagaagaagaataatagACCAccac CGGCgccgaaaaataatttgccaCATCTCACAGAGAGCACCGAGCAAAGCCGACAGCAGCGGGAAGTAGTCAATGCAAAAGCAACTGTACCAAAACCTTCCAGCGTCATGTTAGAGGTTCGAGAATGGTGGAAGGAACAGTTGGCATACAGCAGTGAGTCCAGCGAAGACGAGGTTTAA